The Diceros bicornis minor isolate mBicDic1 chromosome 13 unlocalized genomic scaffold, mDicBic1.mat.cur SUPER_13_unloc_1, whole genome shotgun sequence genome includes a window with the following:
- the LOC131401655 gene encoding centromere-associated protein E-like, with product MERDQLSEILRELEAKNLEKQEELRIAHMHLKEHQEIIDQLRGIVSEKTDEISNMQMDLENSNAKLQEKIQELKTNEHQLFKLKEDVSETQKKISEIEKLKKQFKTQSLTLDKMEMENSQLAQKLHENLEEMKSVMKERDSLRVVEENLKLERDQLKANLQETIVRDLETQQELKIARMHLKEHQETIDKLRERVSENQDKFQVFNMI from the exons ATGGAGCGAGACCAGCTCAGTGAaatcctgagagagctggaaGCTAAA AATCTGGAAAAACAAGAGGAACTAAGAATTGCTCACATGCATCTGAAAGAGCACCAGGAAATTATTGATCAACTCAGAGGGATTGTTTCTGAGAAGACAGATGAAATATCAAATATGCAGATGGATTTAGAAAATTCAAATGCTAAATTACAAGAAAAG ATCCAAGAACTTAAGACAAATgaacatcaactttttaagttaaaagaagATGTCAGtgagacacagaaaaaaatatctgaaatagagaaattgaagaaacaaTTCAAGACCCAAAGTTTAACTCTGgataaaatggaaatggagaactCACAGCTGGCTCAGAAACTTCAtgaaaaccttgaagaaatgaaatctgtaatgaaagaaagagatagtCTAAGAGTAGTAGAAGAGAATCTCAAACTGGAGAGAGACCAACTCAAGGCAAACCTACAAGAAACCATAGTTAGA GATCTAGAAACACAACAAGAACTAAAAATTGCTCGTATGCATTTGAAAGAACACCAAGAAACTATTGATAAGTTGAGAGAAAGAGTTTCAGAAAACCAAGACAAATTTCAAGTATTCAACatgatttaa